In Nostoc piscinale CENA21, the genomic stretch TATTTGTCATTGGGAGCCAGTGCGTTGGGGAGACAGTGGGTTGCGGAGGTTCCCTCCTTTGTAGCAACTGTCGTCGGGTTTCCCGACTCCCTCACTGGCGTTAGCGCAGCAGGAGCGTCACCCGAAGGTTCATTAGAGAAAAATAACCAATAACTCTTTTTAAGACAGGTCAGTTACACTAAACTGACCTGTATTTTATTATTAGAAAATAGCTGCGTACATTTGTACCATAAGCAGGTTCTGATGGGCAATTACGAAAAGATATGGCGAGAGCAATTGAGCGAATTGAACGGGATTTGGCGATGCTGGAAGAAGCGATACGTGCGATCGCAGCAGAACTCCAAAGTGCTTATACTGTTTATCTCACCCTCTTAGGTGAAGCTGTGCGGAAGCAGTTAATTCTGGCAAGTTATCATCTGTGTACTCAGGGGTATCCCGAAAATTTTTTAAAGTTGTCGTTAAGTCAACGGCAAAAATTACAACAAGCCATCCGCAAACTCGGAAAAGAGCTATCTGAAGAATTACTCACCTATATGAATGGTGAAATAGTTACAGAAGATGAAAATGAGGAGAACGCAGCAGAAGGATATCTGGTGAGTGAGAAACCAAAACTCAATCCTCCTGATTCTTCTAACCCTGTAGAAATAGCCAAATGGCAAAATCGCTTGGAAGAATTAACACAACAGGCGCTCAAAAGAGTTTCTCATGATACAAATGTGTTGTTGCAACAAGCTGATATTCTGCCCAAAAAAAGTCCCAGAACCAATTTTAGAAGCAGCCGCCGCAGCCTCAGAAGCAGCCGCCGAAGTTATGCCAGGGCCGCCAAATCTCCTTAACTTGGTCATTGAAATTGACAACGAGCAAGACGAGGAAGAATCGAGTTTGACACAGATTATGACAATTAATTTGCGGCTAGGAGAAATTGAATTTGCCGATGCGACCCTAGCATCTAGCCGTAAACAAATTCGGAATATCTTAGTACAACTCCAAAAACTCGGACGAGAATATCAAAAAAAACAACGGGAACGTTCAATTGCAGAAGCCGAAGCAGCTTGGCGCTCAAGTTGGTATGAGGATTAGTCAATGACTAATGACACACCAGATTGGATACGCTTACATAAAGCCTTGGCTGTAGAGGCAGAAAATGGCTTTAAAGACTTGATGGGCAGACAATACCGCTTTAGTGAATTTCTCAGCCTGACTTTTGGGAAATTTCCGGCGGCTTTGCCTGCTATTGAGCGTCGCCGTTGGCAAGAATTAGCAACAAAATTTGCCGACTATCCCAATTTGGCAGTCAAAGACAGACAAAACTTAATTGCTACCACTCGCAGGTATCTTGACCAACTGCAAAAACAACTAGAAGATCCAGAGGAGTTAGAGAAGCAGGGAAAAAATTATAAATCAAAAATTCCCAATTCTACGCCTGTGGTGAATGAAGTCAGTCGCAGACTAGCACCCAGAATTGACCAAAAACTCAGCGACTTGCCAGAAATAGGTATTCGCAAAGCTGATAAATTAGCAGCTTTGCGTTTGTACACGGTGCGAGATTTGCTGTTTTACTATCCCCGCGACCATATTGATTATGCGCGTCAAGTCAATATCCGCGAGTTACAGGCGGGTGAGACGGTCACTATTGTGGCTAGTGTAAAGCGTTGCAATTGTTTCACTAGCCCCAAAAATCAAAAATTATCAATTTTAGAACTGGTGCTAAAAGATAATACCGGACAAATTAAAGTCGGTCGCTTTTCGGCGGGGGCGCGGTTTACCAGCCGTGGTTGGCAAGAAAGTATGAAACGCCGCTATCCAGTCGGGAGTGTGGTGGCGGCTTGTGGGTTGGTGAAAGAAAGTAAATACGGCTTGACACTAGATAACCCAGAATTGGAAGTTTTGGCAAATCCAGGAGACACCATTGAATCTTTGACTATTGGGCGGGTAGTGCCAATTTATGCCCTGACCGAGGGGATAATGGCGAATATGATGCGTCAGGCGGTGATAGCAGCTTTACCTGCTGCGGCTGCTCTCAAAGACCCACTACCCAAGGGTTTGCGAGAAAAGTATAATTTGATGGAATTGAAAGATGCGATCGCTAATATTCACTTTCCCTCTGATAGCGATACTTTACAAGCTGCCCGCCGTCGTCTGGTCTTTGATGAGTTTTTCTACCTGCAACTCGGTTTACTCCAACGTCAGCAACAAGCCAAAGCCATTCAAACCAGCGCCGTACTTGCGCCTAAAGGACAATTAATTGAAAAATTTTACGAAATCTTACCTTTTCAACTGACTGGCGCACAGCAACGAGTCCTGAATGATATTTTGAATGATTTGCAAAAAACCACACCAATGAATCGTTTGGTACAGGGCGATGTTGGTTCTGGGAAAACAGTCGTGGCTGTGGTAGCAATTTTAGCGGCAATTCAATCTGGCTACCAAGCCGCCTTGATGGCTCCTACAGAAGTCTTGGCAGAACAACATTATCGTAAGTTAGTTAGCTGGTTTAATTTATTACATTTGCCTGTGGAATTGCTCACAGGTTCCACCAAAACTGCCAAACGTCGAGAAATTCATTCATTATTAGCCACAGGGCAATTACCTTTATTAGTAGGCACTCACGCCTTAATTCAAGACCCGGTAAACTTTCACCGCTTGGGTTTGGTCGTCATTGATGAACAACATCGCTTTGGGGTGAAGCAACGGGCGTTACTACAACAAAAAGGTGAACAACCCCATGTTTTAACAATGACCGCGACTCCCATTCCCCGGACATTAGCCTTGACAATTCACGGAGATTTAGATGTCAGCCAAATTGATGAATTACCACCAGGAAGGCAAAAAATTCAAACCACTGCATTAACTAGCCAGCAGCGTAACCATGCTTACGACCTCATCCGCCGCGAAGTTGCCCAAGGTAGGCAAACTTATGTGGTGTTGCCTTTAGTGGAAGAATCTGAGAAATTAGACTTGCGATCAGCAGTAGAGGAGCATCAAAAGTTACAAGAAACCGTCTTTCCCGAATTTCAAGTCGGGTTACTGCATGGGCGCATGAGTTCCGCCGAGAAAGACGAAGCCATTACCAACTTTCGAGATAACAAAACCCAAATTTTAGTATCTACCACAGTAGTTGAAGTTGGTGTAGATGTACCTAATGCTACTGTGATGCTCATTGAAAATGCAGAGCGATTTGGTTTATCTCAACTGCACCAACTACGGGGGCGTGTAGGTCGGGGTGCGGCTCAGTCTTATTGTTTGTTGATGAGTAGTTCTAGAAGTCCTGATGCTCAACAACGGTTGAAGGTCTTGGAACAATCACAGGATGGCTTCTTCATTTCGGAAATGGATATGCGTTTTCGTGGCCCTGGTGAAGTGTTGGGAACTCGCCAATCGGGTGTGCCAGATTTTACCTTAGCTAGTTTGGTTGAAGATGAAGAAGTATTATTACTAGCACGGCAAGCCGCAGAGAAAGTTATCGAGATTGATGTTACCCTAGAACGCTGGTATTTGATGAAAGAAGAGTTGAAATATCGGTATGACAGATTAATGGGAGGCGCTATTTTAACTTGACTCAGGATTATGAAGTCATAATTGCCCATAAGACCAAAAAAGATACTAAAAGAAGTGGGCTTTCTGGGGGAAATTCTGTAAAATCAAAATTTAAATAACCAAATGGCAAATTTTATGATACGTTGGCTAAGTTTACTGCCAATCATGCTCAGTCTGTTTCTCATGGGATGTTCTACGCAAACAACAGCCAAGACTCCCATTGCAGTGCAGCAAA encodes the following:
- the recG gene encoding ATP-dependent DNA helicase RecG; amino-acid sequence: MTNDTPDWIRLHKALAVEAENGFKDLMGRQYRFSEFLSLTFGKFPAALPAIERRRWQELATKFADYPNLAVKDRQNLIATTRRYLDQLQKQLEDPEELEKQGKNYKSKIPNSTPVVNEVSRRLAPRIDQKLSDLPEIGIRKADKLAALRLYTVRDLLFYYPRDHIDYARQVNIRELQAGETVTIVASVKRCNCFTSPKNQKLSILELVLKDNTGQIKVGRFSAGARFTSRGWQESMKRRYPVGSVVAACGLVKESKYGLTLDNPELEVLANPGDTIESLTIGRVVPIYALTEGIMANMMRQAVIAALPAAAALKDPLPKGLREKYNLMELKDAIANIHFPSDSDTLQAARRRLVFDEFFYLQLGLLQRQQQAKAIQTSAVLAPKGQLIEKFYEILPFQLTGAQQRVLNDILNDLQKTTPMNRLVQGDVGSGKTVVAVVAILAAIQSGYQAALMAPTEVLAEQHYRKLVSWFNLLHLPVELLTGSTKTAKRREIHSLLATGQLPLLVGTHALIQDPVNFHRLGLVVIDEQHRFGVKQRALLQQKGEQPHVLTMTATPIPRTLALTIHGDLDVSQIDELPPGRQKIQTTALTSQQRNHAYDLIRREVAQGRQTYVVLPLVEESEKLDLRSAVEEHQKLQETVFPEFQVGLLHGRMSSAEKDEAITNFRDNKTQILVSTTVVEVGVDVPNATVMLIENAERFGLSQLHQLRGRVGRGAAQSYCLLMSSSRSPDAQQRLKVLEQSQDGFFISEMDMRFRGPGEVLGTRQSGVPDFTLASLVEDEEVLLLARQAAEKVIEIDVTLERWYLMKEELKYRYDRLMGGAILT